Proteins encoded in a region of the Populus alba chromosome 13, ASM523922v2, whole genome shotgun sequence genome:
- the LOC118060975 gene encoding epoxide hydrolase 3, with the protein MEGISHRMVKVNGIDMHIAEKGQGPVVLLLHGFPELWYSWRHQIIALSSLGYHAVAPDLRGYGDTEAPASISSYSCLHIVGDLIALIDYLGVEQVFLVAHDWGAFIGWYLCLFRPDRVKAYVCLSVPYRPRNPKMKPVESMKLVFGEDYYMCRFQEPGVIEAEIARAGTEKVLKKILTDRKPGPPCLPKENPFGIYPEEPVTMPSWLTEADLSFYATKHSQKGFTGGLNYYRALDLNWELTASWTGAAVKVPVKFVVGDLDMVYTTPGMKEFVNSGAFKHYVPLLEEVVVMEGAGHFINQEKAEEISNHISDYISKY; encoded by the exons ATGGAGGGGATAAGCCATAGAATGGTGAAAGTGAATGGCATTGACATGCACATAGCTGAGAAAGGCCAAGGTCCTGTTGTGCTACTCCTCCATGGATTTCCAGAGCTTTGGTACTCCTGGCGCCATCAGATTATTGCATTAAGTTCCCTGGGCTACCATGCTGTTGCACCAGATCTTAGGGGCTATGGTGACACTGAAGCTCCAGCATCAATCTCTAGCTATTCTTGTCTTCATATTGTTGGTGACCTTATTGCACTCATTGACTATCTTGGGGTGGAGCAAGTGTTTCTTGTTGCACATGACTGGGGTGCTTTTATTGGATGGTACTTGTGCTTGTTCAGGCCTGATAGAGTGAAGGCATATGTCTGCCTTAGTGTTCCATACAGGCCAAGAAATCCCAAGATGAAGCCAGTGGAGAGCATGAAACTTGTATTTGGAGAAGACTATTACATGTGCAGATTCCAG GAACCAGGAGTGATTGAAGCTGAGATTGCACGTGCTGGAACTGAAAAAGTGCTAAAGAAAATCTTGACTGATCGCAAACCAGGTCCCCCTTGCTTGCCGAAAGAAAATCCATTCGGAATCTATCCAGAGGAACCAGTTACCATGCCATCTTGGCTCACAGAAGCAGACCTTTCTTTCTATGCCACGAAACATAGCCAGAAAGGGTTCACTGGAGGGTTGAACTACTACAGAGCTCTAGATTT GAACTGGGAGCTCACAGCATCGTGGACTGGGGCAGCAGTGAAAGTGCCCGTAAAGTTTGTGGTCGGAGATCTTGACATGGTCTATACTACTCCGGGGATGAAGGAATTTGTCAATAGTGGTGCCTTCAAGCACTATGTGCCATTATTGGAGGAAGTAGTTGTGATGGAAGGAGCTGGTCATTTCATTAACCAAGAGAAGGCAGAGGAGATCAGCAATCACATTTCTGACTACATTAGCAAATACTGA